The window CTGTAAATAAGAATCTGATTATCCAAACTCTGTGCAGCAAGCCAATTAGAATTTGGGTGCAAGGCAATGGATGGCATTGAATGCATATGCGGTTCGCTTATATACTTTATAACAACTGGAATCCCAAACTCCCAAACACGCAGTGACTTATCATCACTCGAAGTAACAAACCTCCTATTATTATCCACAAAAGTGATTGTGTTCACTGCCCCTAAATGCTGATCATATTCCTGAGTAATCTGCCCAGTATTCATATCCCACTGCACAATTTTCTTATCACTCATCCCAGCCAAAAGCACATTCTGCTTATCCTCATCTGGATTGAGCCTCACCACATATGGTATCTTCCCTGTGGAAAAGGTTGATATCACCTGACCAGTTTCCGTATCCCAGTACTTTATATTCTTATCATAGCTGGCAGTCAAAAACTTGCTTCCATCATTACTAAACCATATATCCCTGACAGCCTTTGAGTGCCCCATGTAAGTCCTCATGCATTTCCCTGAATTATACACATCCCATATCTTCACCTTTGTATCCATCCCAGCAGACAGCAACAAATGCCCATGTTTTGGGAAAAACCTAATAGCAGAAACCCCTTTAGTATGCCCACTCCAAGTATGCACCAATCTTTTCGGTGTATAACAATGATCATTACTAGCTTTCGCATCCTTAGGAGGAGCAATCCACGACCTTCCTTGATAATCCCTCTCCTCCTTTCCATGAAAAGTACTCTTATCAGCCATACCCGCATTACTTTTCCCACCCTCATTCTCTCCTTCACCCTTCTTCTTTGCGTACTCCTCAGCATATTTCTTCTGCTCCTCAGTCAACTCGCCACCAACTCCCTCCCTCTTTCCAGCCCAAGGACTCTTACTATTCTTCCTAATCCAAGCCTCAGTTGCCGGATTATCAACCTCGGACACATCCATATCTCCGGCTTCCTCCCCATCAACTTCACCCAATTTCTCcaacttctctttctttttctcaatccTCCTCCTCTTCTGCTCATTCTGAGGAATATTATACACAGAAACCGCGCCACTTTCCTGCAGCTTATCCAAATCACCGACGAAATTATTCCCAGAGGGATCAGCCGCATACCCATATTTATAAAAAGTATTGTACTGTTCATCAAACACAAAGGGTTCAATCGAAGCATCTTCAACAAACCCGAGTTTATGATTCCTAAGCCCTTGAGCAATTCCGTCTTTCGCATACGGATGGGCCGGACCGTAAATCGGTGCCCATAGTTGATCATACGTAGGGTTAAACGAAACCATGTGCTGAGTTGGATCAAGAGGCTTGGATTGAGCTTTATTACCTGTCACGGTTAGGGCCAGCATTGTATCATCGACCTTTGGGGCGGAAGACTTCGACGGCAGCGAAAGTCGCATCGGCGAGGAGTCCGGGGAGGAAGTGGTGGTATCATCAGCGTCGGTGGTGGTCGGAGGGTTTTGTGGAGGTGGAGAATTGGCGTCGTCGATGTCGAACTCGCCTCCCTCGGCGTATGCTTGAAGAAGATCCATTGCTGATGGGAAATTGgacaattagggttttggaTTTTGATATTTTGAGTTATGAGGCTTGTGAGGACATGGGGTTGGTTTTATAAGAGGGTCGGGTTTTATTCGTTAAGGATTCGGATGGCCACGTATTAGTATACTAGTTCCGTGATACGGATCAATTTATCCGTTAATAATCGGACAGAGTCCGTGATGGATATCCAAAAATTGTCACTTCGAAAGGAGAAATTGGTTAAAGTTTTACCAATCAACTTGAAAACCGTAAAATCTAAAAATTATTCGTTTGGGATATCcaaatttttataaatttccaaaaattacTATTAATCCCACaactctgtttttatatgtcgATATTTTTGCCTCAAATTCTAAATCTAAGAAGTGAAAAAGGGCACAAATAAAAATTCAATAgtcatctatatctatatgtattagAAAGAGTTTTTGATGAGAAGCTTTAAAAATCGTCAAAAATTTGAATCCTATTTTACtacaattttacattttttaatttaataatctTTATCCCTTAACTAATGGTAACCACCCCTCCAACTCATGTTTGTAATTACAAATCATTTCTGATACAAATTacgttttaaatttcaaatattgCAAGTTGACTTTATCTTTactaaaattttatattttttaaattgtgtAATCTTTATCCCTTACTAATGGTAACCACCTttacaaatcatatatttgCAAGTTACGCACTACATCTGACACAAAACACGTTTccaattttcaaagattgcagGTTCGCTTTATTTTTACtacaattttacatttttttttatttagtaatcTTTATCACTTAACCAACGGATAACTAATAGTACCAAGTAACTGATAATGAAATCAACACTATGAAAAATCACATATCGAAAATTAAGGAGTCCATTTGAGTTACAATTTTTCATAATTATTCACAACAACGGGTGATCGCTAACCCATTTTATTCTCATTTGCCATTCACACAAACCAAATacattgaggaaaaaaaaaaaaacaatggtGTTTTTGAACTATACTAAATTTTTCAAATGAACGATTCGTATTTCGTCGTGATGTTTCTTATTTTAGAAGAATTGCAATGGATGgtagaatttcttgatatatatatatatatatatatattttgtgatGCTATTTATAAACCATGTAAAATATACactaatttcaaatttcatatgCTTTTAATTCTCAAGAAAATGGGGATAAGCTGATCAACCAATGAATTAATTCATGCAAAGATTGTGCATTCTCATTTGTAGTACGaactccacaaaattcaacagagTAAATTAGATCACCAATATTGCATTTCGTACTATAGATTAATTAGTGTGCAGAATGTTCGCACCTTCatataaaattatcaaatcgaatgcataatgtatgtaagtatttcattttgaaatcaaataaagcatgtgattacattcatttttattcatatatcattcattttctaatataattttttatgattctTTCAAGTTCTATCTTCTAAAAAAAGGCAGTTTCttgaataatatatatatttttattatatttcgaACTATTGTTGGACAAATctgatattttaattatgttgctacaattttttaactttttttattcactctcttttttaatttcttttaataatGTCAGTACCGTGCATAGCACGGATATTCACACTAGTTTATAAGTAATCTTATTATATTGTTCACTTACAGCTATTCATGAATGCACTTAATCTAGTTATAAATTATAAGCGACTGCATGAAGGCATAACAATTACGATCCACAAAAGCACACAAAAAGGGAAATTACACATACTATTAAATCTTGACAATTACTACTCACTTCCAGAATAGTAactttttcattaaaaaagaaagaaaaaacttaTACAGAACATCTATATTTAATGCTAAGCCTAGTTTGGGAGTGGGATTGATTGGATGCAAGATCAAAGGATTGTAAATAAGAGATCCTGTTTGAAAACctccattatttttttttttaaaaaagcccCATTCTTATCTAGTACGAATCAAAAACTTCCTCCAAGGAGTTGAATGAATAAAAAGGGGAAATCAAACCAAAGAGGATTATTGTAGGCTAGCACAAAATTGACATTAAACTCATCACATGATTTTGATGGGCAAAATGGTGAAATTATTCCCAGTCCATTGACAACTTTGCCATTATAGAGGTAAAAAGGCACAAGTGAAAAAGAACTTTACTTTTCATTATTGCGCTCCCATATTATTTTGGTTCAAATATGAGAGTGCCCATGGATTTTATAGAAACTTGGTTTtcatttgaattgctatttttcaaaattttataaaaaagtGTATCGTAACGACttgatatatgtgagttaaaaaagtgattgaaaaatattaatgcaaaacataaaaatttttacGTGAAAATTCACAATCCAACAAAGGTCTATGCTTTCTTGTACCTCACAATTGGTGCAATTGGAACTTGCATGCAACTTGTTTTGAAATCATTCATGGAATtgtttttttattgtatttaatTTGAGCTGAAAAAGGTAATTTTATTTCATCCAAAGAGTTGCTTTCGTATTAAAATTTTCAGCACTAGCCATTTGGTCACATCTGGcttcttgcctttttttttttattatttagctATGAATCAAAGGACGAATTTGTCATTCCACAACCTTCCGACACCCTCTAGGAAACTGATCCTAAACCAGACTGGATAATCTTCCTTGAACTTATATATCCTCGTACTCGTAAACAACTTCTCCGACTTTTTCGCAAACAACTTCTCATTCAACACCACTTCTCGACTTTTTCTCTTTTCGCATTATTTACAGAGGTTTGCCCTGGCTTCTTGccctttattttgttatttagcTATGAATCAGAGGACGAAATTGTCATTCCACAACCTTCCGGCACCCTCTAGGAAACTGATCCTAAACCGGACTGGATAATCTTCCTTGAATTTATATATCCTTGTACTTCGTAAAATCTCATACCTTCCCATAATTACGTCCAAACTACTGATAATGGCGGAGGAGCCAAGCCTTCCATGTCAACCCCGTCTTCTTCCAAATCCATATTCAAATTCAACTCCATACCCAAATCCAGATCAAGTGTTTCCTGATGAACTGACGAGAGAGATCTTGTTATGGCTTCCGGTCAAGTCCCTGATGCGATTCAAGTGCGTCTCAAAGCTCTGGCTGTCCATCACCCTAGATCCTTCCTTCGCAAGGGCGTACCGTCGTGGTTTCCGAGGTCTCCTCCTATCTGATCCCTACTTCGAAAGATTGGCACCTACCAAGGATTTCTTCTATGTGAGCCTCGATGGTGGTCAAATTTCCCACCACCTCGCCGTCGAGCACGACGGTGGGAGGAGTTTGGGCTACACCGAAATCGTCAACGGTTTGGTGTGCTTCTACTACGGCAATTATTCTTGCTTGTACAACGTTGCAACCCGGGAGTCGATGGAGCTTCCTCGGTCGGAATATGGGCATAGCTCTGCTACCTATCACCTGGGTTTTGATCCGGTAGATAAGTTATACAAGCTGCTGAAAATATGCCCGGTCTATAGTGATGATGATTACGATGGTGAGGATTTACGCGAGGCGACTTGGCTTTGCAACTTGGATTACTCGGAGATTCTCACCATAGGTACGGATGCTTCCTGGAGACGTATCGCTCCGGCACCTCGGGAGATGGTGGAACGAGCCGTCTGCCTTGATGGAGCCTTATATTGGTTGGAAAATCGGATAAAAAACGTTG is drawn from Coffea arabica cultivar ET-39 chromosome 1c, Coffea Arabica ET-39 HiFi, whole genome shotgun sequence and contains these coding sequences:
- the LOC113725924 gene encoding uncharacterized protein isoform X1 codes for the protein MDLLQAYAEGGEFDIDDANSPPPQNPPTTTDADDTTTSSPDSSPMRLSLPSKSSAPKVDDTMLALTVTGNKAQSKPLDPTQHMVSFNPTYDQLWAPIYGPAHPYAKDGIAQGLRNHKLGFVEDASIEPFVFDEQYNTFYKYGYAADPSGNNFVGDLDKLQESGAVSVYNIPQNEQKRRRIEKKKEKLEKLGEVDGEEAGDMDVSEVDNPATEAWIRKNSKSPWAGKREGVGGELTEEQKKYAEEYAKKKGEGENEGGKSNAGMADKSTFHGKEERDYQGRSWIAPPKDAKASNDHCYTPKRLVHTWSGHTKGVSAIRFFPKHGHLLLSAGMDTKVKIWDVYNSGKCMRTYMGHSKAVRDIWFSNDGSKFLTASYDKNIKYWDTETGQVISTFSTGKIPYVVRLNPDEDKQNVLLAGMSDKKIVQWDMNTGQITQEYDQHLGAVNTITFVDNNRRFVTSSDDKSLRVWEFGIPVVIKYISEPHMHSMPSIALHPNSNWLAAQSLDNQILIYSTRERFQLNKKKRFAGHIVAGYACQVNFSPDGRFVMSGDGEGRCWFWDWKSCRVFKTLKCHEGVCIGCEWHPLEQSKVATCGWDGQIKYWEVGDLDDLFRQAYLSGTNLEDEEVCSTCGWTTFEDGVCPTCGSCYNLYGVKPFSGPMMVEAQKS
- the LOC113725924 gene encoding uncharacterized protein isoform X2, which translates into the protein MDLLQAYAEGGEFDIDDANSPPPQNPPTTTDADDTTTSSPDSSPMRLSLPSKSSAPKVDDTMLALTVTGNKAQSKPLDPTQHMVSFNPTYDQLWAPIYGPAHPYAKDGIAQGLRNHKLGFVEDASIEPFVFDEQYNTFYKYGYAADPSGNNFVGDLDKLQESGAVSVYNIPQNEQKRRRIEKKKEKLEKLGEVDGEEAGDMDVSEVDNPATEAWIRKNSKSPWAGKREGVGGELTEEQKKYAEEYAKKKGEGENEGGKSNAGMADKSTFHGKEERDYQGRSWIAPPKDAKASNDHCYTPKRLVHTWSGHTKGVSAIRFFPKHGHLLLSAGMDTKVKIWDVYNSGKCMRTYMGHSKAVRDIWFSNDGSKFLTASYDKNIKYWDTETGQVISTFSTGKIPYVVRLNPDEDKQNVLLAGMSDKKIVQWDMNTGQITQEYDQHLGAVNTITFVDNNRRFVTSSDDKSLRVWEFGIPVVIKYISEPHMHSMPSIALHPNSNWLAAQSLDNQILIYSTRERFQLNKKKRFAGHIVAGYACQVNFSPDGRFVMSGDGEGRCWFWDWKSCRVFKTLKCHEGVCIGCEWHPLEQSKVATCGWDGQIKYWD
- the LOC140035173 gene encoding putative F-box protein At1g32420, with product MAEEPSLPCQPRLLPNPYSNSTPYPNPDQVFPDELTREILLWLPVKSLMRFKCVSKLWLSITLDPSFARAYRRGFRGLLLSDPYFERLAPTKDFFYVSLDGGQISHHLAVEHDGGRSLGYTEIVNGLVCFYYGNYSCLYNVATRESMELPRSEYGHSSATYHLGFDPVDKLYKLLKICPVYSDDDYDGEDLREATWLCNLDYSEILTIGTDASWRRIAPAPREMVERAVCLDGALYWLENRIKNVGGFDGFLIAFHLAQEKFEFVPTPGRRLPYRLPYFGTRLSAITSYPKDGVIYSHGDGGWRVEHRFDMPQEPDHEFCAVGILPDGKVVIYESTGLLYFPSPFYLYDQVEKKLTRIVICRSPSSSSLEQRSKLLFQNDICGYLSYYEENIIPLSYFATPYP